The following proteins are encoded in a genomic region of Dehalogenimonas sp. THU2:
- the hypA gene encoding hydrogenase maturation nickel metallochaperone HypA, translated as MHEMAVTQSLLDIVLKEAAEAGAKKINAVNLVIGDLSGLVDDSIQFYFDFLTKDTAAEGATLVFKRVPVKMKCRACAEEFSPAPEEWVCPKCDEWQAEVMTGKEFYIDSIEVDDADKGS; from the coding sequence ATGCATGAAATGGCTGTGACTCAAAGCCTCCTGGATATCGTACTGAAAGAGGCTGCAGAGGCGGGTGCTAAAAAGATCAATGCCGTCAATCTGGTAATCGGCGATCTCTCCGGTCTGGTGGATGACAGCATCCAGTTTTATTTCGATTTCCTGACCAAGGACACCGCCGCTGAGGGAGCGACCCTTGTTTTCAAACGGGTTCCGGTCAAAATGAAGTGCCGTGCCTGCGCAGAAGAGTTCAGTCCCGCCCCGGAAGAGTGGGTCTGCCCCAAGTGCGATGAGTGGCAGGCTGAGGTGATGACCGGTAAGGAGTTTTACATCGACTCTATCGAGGTGGACGATGCAGATAAAGGTTCTTAA
- the groL gene encoding chaperonin GroEL (60 kDa chaperone family; promotes refolding of misfolded polypeptides especially under stressful conditions; forms two stacked rings of heptamers to form a barrel-shaped 14mer; ends can be capped by GroES; misfolded proteins enter the barrel where they are refolded when GroES binds) codes for MAKQIIFGEQVRKSLKKGIDTLADTVKVTLGPKGHPVALAKSWGAPTVIDDGVTIARDIDLPDPFENMGCQIVKEAATKTNDAAGDGTTTSIMLAQAIINEAFKNITAGAEPIALKRGIEKATAIVAKELKRMSTPIRGRDQIVQVATITAKDPEIGELIADVMEKVGKDGVITIEESKGLKYETDYVEGLQFDRGYISAYFVTDSGRMEAVLEEPMILITDRKIETMAELLPALEKILQWTKTLVIIAENIEGEALSTLIVNKLRGTLNVLAVKAPGFGDRQKQMLEDIAVLTGGRVISKEAGRKLDSVTEEDMGRAHRVTTNKDKTVIIDGAGTPEAIKDRIKQIKAQIDEVESAFDREKLQERQAAMAGGVAVIAVGAATETEMKERKARVEDALAATRAALEEGILPGGGVGLINALPALDALKLEGDEATGVLIVKRALPTPVRWIANNAGRDGSVIIEKVRTSKLGIGYNAETDEFGNMVEMGIIDPTMVVRSALENATSVANMIIITNALVADIPEKAPPAPAPEY; via the coding sequence GTGGCAAAACAAATTATTTTCGGCGAACAAGTTAGAAAATCCCTGAAAAAAGGTATCGACACCCTGGCGGATACCGTAAAAGTAACCCTCGGCCCCAAGGGCCATCCGGTTGCCCTGGCCAAGTCCTGGGGCGCCCCCACCGTCATCGATGACGGTGTGACCATTGCCCGCGACATCGATCTGCCGGATCCCTTTGAAAACATGGGTTGCCAGATCGTCAAGGAAGCAGCCACCAAGACCAACGACGCTGCCGGCGACGGCACCACCACTTCCATCATGCTGGCCCAGGCCATCATCAACGAAGCCTTCAAGAACATCACCGCCGGCGCTGAGCCGATCGCCCTGAAACGCGGCATCGAGAAGGCCACCGCCATCGTAGCCAAGGAACTGAAACGGATGTCCACCCCGATCCGCGGCCGCGACCAGATCGTCCAGGTGGCCACCATCACCGCCAAGGATCCCGAGATCGGCGAACTGATCGCTGATGTCATGGAAAAAGTCGGTAAAGACGGTGTTATCACCATCGAGGAATCCAAGGGCCTCAAATACGAGACCGATTATGTCGAAGGCCTGCAGTTCGACCGCGGCTACATCTCGGCCTATTTCGTCACCGATTCCGGCCGCATGGAAGCGGTTCTCGAAGAACCCATGATCCTTATCACCGATCGCAAGATCGAGACCATGGCCGAGCTGCTGCCCGCCCTGGAGAAGATCCTGCAATGGACCAAGACACTGGTCATCATCGCTGAGAACATCGAGGGTGAAGCCCTGTCCACCTTGATCGTCAACAAACTGCGCGGTACGCTGAACGTCCTGGCCGTCAAGGCCCCCGGCTTCGGCGATCGCCAGAAGCAGATGCTGGAAGACATCGCCGTCCTGACCGGCGGCCGCGTCATCTCCAAGGAAGCCGGCCGCAAGCTGGATTCCGTCACCGAGGAAGATATGGGCCGCGCCCACCGCGTGACCACCAACAAAGACAAGACGGTCATCATCGACGGCGCCGGTACTCCCGAAGCCATCAAGGACCGCATCAAGCAGATCAAGGCTCAGATCGATGAGGTCGAGAGCGCCTTCGATCGCGAGAAGCTGCAGGAACGCCAGGCCGCCATGGCCGGCGGTGTGGCCGTCATCGCTGTCGGCGCCGCCACTGAGACCGAAATGAAAGAGCGCAAGGCCCGCGTCGAAGACGCCCTGGCCGCCACCCGCGCCGCCCTGGAAGAGGGTATCCTCCCCGGCGGCGGCGTCGGCCTGATCAATGCCCTGCCCGCTTTGGACGCCCTGAAGCTGGAAGGCGATGAGGCGACCGGTGTTCTGATCGTCAAGCGCGCCCTGCCCACCCCGGTGCGCTGGATCGCCAACAACGCCGGCCGCGATGGCTCGGTCATCATCGAAAAGGTACGCACTTCTAAACTAGGTATTGGCTACAATGCTGAAACCGATGAATTCGGCAACATGGTGGAGATGGGCATCATCGACCCGACCATGGTGGTTCGCTCCGCGCTGGAGAATGCTACCTCGGTCGCCAACATGATCATCATCACCAATGCCCTGGTGGCCGACATCCCGGAGAAAGCCCCCCCGGCTCCGGCGCCTGAGTACTAA
- a CDS encoding co-chaperone GroES, which translates to MAVNVQPLQNFVIVKPGKKEEMRSGIIIPDTAQEKGQEGEVVAVGPGRMGKDNARETMDVKVGDFVIYPKFGGTEIKVDGIDMVIMPENQILAKKIY; encoded by the coding sequence ATGGCAGTAAACGTACAACCCCTGCAGAACTTCGTCATCGTCAAGCCGGGGAAAAAAGAAGAGATGCGCAGCGGCATCATCATCCCCGACACCGCTCAGGAAAAAGGGCAAGAGGGTGAAGTGGTCGCCGTCGGTCCCGGCCGCATGGGCAAGGACAACGCCCGCGAAACCATGGACGTCAAGGTCGGCGATTTCGTCATCTACCCCAAGTTCGGCGGCACTGAGATCAAAGTCGACGGCATCGACATGGTCATCATGCCGGAGAACCAGATCCTAGCCAAGAAAATCTACTAA
- the tsaD gene encoding tRNA (adenosine(37)-N6)-threonylcarbamoyltransferase complex transferase subunit TsaD yields MLVLGIESSCDETAAAVVRDGVKILSNQIASQVDIHARYGGVVPEVASRQHLLSSVPVLEKCLADASLELDDIDAIAVTSGPGLAGSLLVGVNFAKALAMATGKPLIGVNHLEGHIYANWLAGELPQFPVMALIVSGGHTDLVYMKGHADYQIIGRTRDDAAGEAFDKAARLLNLGYPGGPAVDKAARLGKPGLKLPRAVIRGSHDFSFSGLKTALYRLVETGQVTSPNDAAASFQEAVVKVLVSKTIAAADEYGVNQILLAGGVAANSRLRERMREESPIPVLIPPLPLCTDNAAVIASCGYFHLIRGERSGLDLNVYPSMPFVSTA; encoded by the coding sequence ATGCTTGTGCTCGGTATAGAAAGCTCCTGCGATGAGACCGCTGCCGCCGTCGTGCGCGACGGTGTCAAGATACTTTCGAACCAGATCGCCTCCCAGGTGGACATCCACGCTCGTTACGGGGGAGTGGTGCCGGAGGTGGCTTCGCGGCAGCATCTGCTGTCCTCCGTGCCGGTACTGGAAAAGTGCCTCGCCGATGCCTCGCTCGAACTTGACGATATCGATGCCATAGCGGTAACCTCCGGGCCGGGCCTGGCCGGGTCTCTCCTGGTTGGCGTCAATTTCGCCAAGGCGCTGGCCATGGCCACGGGAAAGCCCCTGATCGGCGTCAACCACCTGGAGGGTCATATCTACGCCAACTGGCTCGCCGGGGAGCTGCCGCAATTCCCGGTCATGGCCCTCATCGTCTCCGGCGGGCACACCGACCTGGTATATATGAAAGGCCATGCGGATTACCAGATCATCGGCCGTACCCGCGACGACGCCGCCGGAGAAGCCTTCGATAAGGCGGCACGCCTGCTGAACCTCGGCTACCCCGGCGGTCCGGCGGTGGACAAAGCCGCCCGGTTGGGCAAACCGGGATTGAAACTGCCCCGCGCCGTCATCCGCGGCAGCCACGATTTCAGCTTCAGCGGCTTGAAAACAGCCCTGTACCGTCTTGTCGAGACTGGACAGGTCACCTCCCCCAACGACGCCGCCGCCAGTTTCCAGGAGGCAGTGGTGAAGGTGTTGGTAAGTAAGACCATCGCCGCCGCGGACGAATACGGCGTCAACCAGATACTTCTGGCCGGAGGTGTGGCCGCCAACTCCCGCCTGCGTGAACGCATGCGCGAGGAATCACCGATACCGGTACTCATTCCCCCTTTACCCCTCTGTACCGACAACGCCGCCGTCATCGCCAGCTGCGGCTATTTCCACCTGATCCGCGGCGAGCGTTCCGGTTTAGACCTGAACGTCTATCCCAGCATGCCTTTCGTCTCCACCGCCTGA
- a CDS encoding pitrilysin family protein, with the protein MYRKTTLPNGLRLLSQEMPHTHSVSICIFVGTGSRYEPERIGGVSHFIEHLLFRGTERRPTSRDISESIEGIGGILNGGTDRETTVYWAKAASYHFLSTLDTLCDMLLNSKFDPADIEKERQVIVEEIHMTEDQPDQKACQLIDTVLWPGHPLGRDIAGTEATVNATTREDLLTYMAEHYRPDNTVVAIAGGLSHESILEAVTGQLGGWKPSAVTGKAYNPFLSANEHRIIVERREIEQDHFLLALPALSVNDPRRYVESLLNVILGEGMSSRLFAEIRDRLGLAYAIHSYADFLLDTGALTVAASVDPDNLTQAVGAVLKELELLKSTLSQHELSKAKELSKGRMALRLEDSRHVASWLGGQEILTGEVLTPDEVIRRIDAVTLDDLKTMAEEIVRTDQLRMSIVGPVADDTPFREMLQTEILNTNI; encoded by the coding sequence ATGTACCGTAAAACCACACTGCCCAACGGGCTCAGGCTGCTCAGCCAGGAAATGCCCCACACCCATTCGGTTTCCATCTGCATCTTTGTCGGCACCGGGTCGCGCTATGAACCGGAGCGCATTGGGGGCGTTTCCCACTTCATCGAGCACCTGCTTTTCCGCGGGACCGAACGCCGCCCCACCTCGCGTGATATATCCGAGTCCATCGAGGGCATCGGCGGCATCCTGAACGGCGGCACCGACCGGGAGACCACCGTTTATTGGGCCAAGGCCGCCAGCTATCACTTCCTGTCCACACTGGACACGCTGTGCGACATGCTGCTGAACTCCAAATTCGATCCGGCCGACATCGAGAAGGAACGGCAGGTTATCGTGGAGGAGATCCATATGACCGAGGATCAGCCGGACCAGAAGGCCTGCCAGCTTATCGACACCGTGCTGTGGCCGGGGCATCCGCTAGGGCGAGATATCGCCGGCACCGAGGCCACGGTCAACGCCACCACCCGGGAAGACCTGCTCACCTACATGGCCGAACACTACCGGCCGGACAATACCGTGGTGGCCATCGCCGGCGGCCTGAGTCATGAATCGATACTGGAAGCGGTCACCGGCCAACTGGGCGGCTGGAAACCAAGCGCCGTAACGGGCAAGGCTTACAACCCATTCCTGTCGGCCAACGAACATCGTATCATCGTCGAACGGCGGGAGATAGAGCAGGACCATTTCCTGCTGGCGCTGCCGGCGCTGTCGGTCAACGATCCCCGCCGTTACGTGGAAAGCCTGCTGAACGTCATCCTGGGCGAGGGTATGAGTTCCCGGCTCTTCGCCGAGATCCGGGACCGGCTCGGGCTGGCCTACGCCATCCACTCCTACGCCGATTTCCTTCTGGACACCGGCGCCCTCACCGTGGCCGCCAGCGTGGATCCGGATAACCTGACCCAGGCGGTCGGCGCCGTCTTAAAAGAACTCGAACTGTTGAAATCCACCCTCAGCCAGCATGAACTGTCCAAGGCCAAGGAATTGTCCAAGGGTCGCATGGCGCTGCGGCTGGAGGATTCCCGCCACGTAGCCAGCTGGCTGGGCGGGCAGGAGATACTGACCGGGGAGGTGTTGACACCGGATGAGGTTATCCGCCGCATCGACGCCGTCACCCTGGACGACTTGAAGACGATGGCTGAGGAGATCGTTCGGACCGACCAACTGCGGATGTCCATAGTCGGCCCCGTCGCCGACGATACGCCCTTCCGGGAGATGCTTCAAACGGAAATACTAAATACTAATATCTAA
- a CDS encoding gamma-glutamylcyclotransferase family protein, with amino-acid sequence MPLYFAYGASLNRKLMAERCPQCRPKVSATLAHYQLVFTGWSRVFRGATASLKPMRGAHVRGGVYDVPDTALKRLDIAEGFPAQYVKQNVMVNTESGESLSCFTYVPAHQADEGKPAPEYLSLLQQGYRDWGLV; translated from the coding sequence ATGCCTTTATATTTCGCCTACGGCGCCTCTCTGAACCGCAAGCTCATGGCCGAGCGCTGTCCACAGTGCCGGCCGAAAGTCTCCGCCACGCTGGCCCATTATCAACTGGTCTTCACCGGCTGGTCCCGGGTCTTTCGCGGCGCCACGGCGTCGCTGAAGCCGATGCGCGGCGCCCATGTTAGAGGCGGCGTCTACGACGTTCCCGACACCGCTCTGAAGAGACTGGACATCGCCGAGGGTTTCCCGGCGCAGTACGTCAAGCAGAACGTCATGGTGAACACCGAGTCCGGCGAGTCACTATCGTGTTTCACCTACGTCCCCGCGCACCAGGCGGACGAGGGCAAACCCGCTCCGGAATACCTGTCGCTGCTGCAACAGGGGTACCGGGATTGGGGACTTGTCTAA
- a CDS encoding SRPBCC family protein gives MKKLTYNLLTRWRFDAPADRVWSLIYNAEALAGHWPGIRRFHILNIEEGLKAGCRIAVRVKSLPGDLDFMLEVTEVEPGRRLALVCSGDLQGEGHWMVEERDGATLSEFSWNVATTEWFMNILGLLLKPLLIRSHDRTMAHGYEVLSEWLKQPLVATQMSR, from the coding sequence TTGAAAAAGCTAACCTACAACCTGCTGACCCGCTGGCGTTTCGACGCCCCGGCGGACCGGGTGTGGTCGCTCATTTACAACGCCGAGGCACTCGCCGGTCACTGGCCGGGAATCAGGCGCTTTCACATCCTGAACATCGAAGAAGGTCTCAAGGCGGGCTGCCGCATAGCTGTCAGGGTAAAGAGCTTGCCGGGCGACCTTGATTTCATGCTGGAAGTCACGGAAGTGGAGCCTGGCCGCCGCCTGGCGCTGGTTTGCAGTGGAGACCTGCAGGGCGAAGGTCACTGGATGGTCGAGGAGCGTGACGGCGCGACGCTGAGCGAGTTCAGTTGGAATGTGGCCACCACCGAGTGGTTCATGAACATATTGGGACTGCTGCTCAAACCGCTCCTGATCCGCAGCCACGACCGGACCATGGCTCACGGTTACGAAGTACTCTCCGAATGGTTGAAGCAACCCTTAGTCGCCACTCAAATGTCGCGTTGA
- a CDS encoding MarC family protein produces the protein MTDYWQIFLLSFVPLFVVIDAIGNLPFVIALTQDSDPVERRRIVKVSMFTAVMVGLIFLFLGRFILEAMDISVGAFAIAGGIVLLVLAIRFMTLGHMVEVIKEEMIAVVPIGTPLVVGPATITTLLLLSIQFPLYMVLISFLLNIALTWAIFLSSHWFIRYMGRGGLRAVSRVFSLLLAAIAVNMMIRGLEIIGVISTPPA, from the coding sequence ATGACCGATTATTGGCAGATTTTTCTTCTTTCATTCGTACCTTTGTTTGTCGTCATCGACGCCATCGGTAACCTGCCCTTCGTTATCGCGCTGACCCAGGATTCCGACCCTGTTGAGCGGCGGCGCATCGTCAAGGTGTCCATGTTCACCGCCGTGATGGTCGGCCTGATATTCCTGTTTTTAGGCCGGTTCATTCTTGAAGCCATGGATATCTCTGTCGGTGCCTTCGCCATCGCCGGCGGCATCGTACTGCTGGTGCTGGCCATCCGTTTCATGACCCTCGGCCACATGGTAGAAGTCATCAAGGAAGAAATGATTGCCGTGGTGCCCATCGGTACTCCCCTGGTGGTCGGCCCGGCCACCATCACCACGCTGCTGCTGCTGTCCATCCAATTCCCGCTTTATATGGTCCTGATCTCCTTTTTACTCAATATCGCCCTCACCTGGGCCATTTTCCTCTCCTCTCACTGGTTCATCCGCTACATGGGTCGCGGCGGTTTGCGCGCCGTTTCCAGGGTCTTCAGCCTGCTCCTGGCCGCCATCGCAGTGAACATGATGATCCGCGGTCTGGAGATCATCGGAGTCATCTCGACACCCCCTGCCTAG
- a CDS encoding DUF5679 domain-containing protein, whose translation MQGYCMKCRTKRDMKDAKAITMKNGRPATQGTCPVCGTKMFKIGKA comes from the coding sequence ATGCAGGGTTACTGTATGAAATGCCGCACCAAGAGGGACATGAAGGACGCCAAGGCCATCACCATGAAGAACGGCCGCCCCGCCACCCAGGGCACCTGCCCGGTTTGCGGTACCAAGATGTTCAAAATCGGCAAAGCCTAA
- a CDS encoding TetR/AcrR family transcriptional regulator: MIEHSVNSPRPRRSTWRDEKAEERRSQLIDTALQVFAKKGFDKTSVRELAAAAGVAQGLMYHYFQSKDKLLEAVVERHSFLPQLKALLATLHDEAPAKVLKVVGKQFFDLLGQKESLMNIFFHETQSHPVVPRIWRGIMNEGTSLFQTYLDERVKAGDLKVHNTDVTARTLAYTIVLLRGTSVAFLHRTRPDEFINQMVDNLLNGIAA; this comes from the coding sequence ATGATTGAACATTCAGTGAATTCCCCGCGGCCCCGCCGCTCCACATGGCGGGATGAAAAGGCCGAAGAGCGCCGTTCTCAACTTATCGATACCGCCCTCCAGGTTTTCGCCAAGAAGGGCTTCGATAAGACCAGCGTGCGGGAACTGGCCGCTGCCGCCGGTGTAGCCCAGGGCCTCATGTACCATTACTTCCAGAGCAAGGACAAACTCCTTGAGGCGGTAGTGGAGCGGCATAGTTTTTTACCGCAGCTCAAAGCGCTCCTGGCCACTCTGCACGACGAAGCCCCCGCTAAAGTGCTCAAGGTAGTCGGTAAACAGTTTTTCGACCTGCTGGGCCAAAAAGAAAGCCTGATGAACATCTTTTTCCATGAGACCCAGAGCCACCCCGTGGTGCCGCGGATCTGGCGGGGTATCATGAACGAAGGCACCAGTCTTTTCCAGACCTATCTCGACGAACGGGTCAAGGCGGGGGATCTCAAAGTTCACAACACCGATGTCACCGCCCGCACCCTGGCTTACACCATCGTCCTGTTACGGGGCACCAGCGTCGCCTTCCTTCACAGGACGCGCCCCGATGAATTCATCAACCAGATGGTGGATAACCTGCTCAACGGCATCGCCGCCTGA
- a CDS encoding TetR/AcrR family transcriptional regulator, which translates to MMKTTDGRLQKGEARRAQVVEAALRVFAERGFACATIKDIGAAAGMSPALLYHYFAGKEELLQAVVERYSLVGDMGRFIIDNQQLPAGEFLKTLARHFYDLLGDRLDLVRLFLREGASNDTVAAAWRGMLQTGFPLVKGYFDRQIALGRLRPHHSEVTVRTLGTAIVMLRFTEPIFAPRTVSGHAYIDELIDNLFLGIAPDECCETTNSPENEQISEGTPDG; encoded by the coding sequence ATGATGAAAACGACGGACGGCAGATTGCAAAAAGGCGAGGCGCGGCGGGCGCAGGTCGTCGAAGCGGCGCTCAGGGTGTTCGCCGAACGCGGCTTCGCGTGCGCCACCATAAAGGACATCGGCGCGGCCGCCGGGATGTCGCCCGCGCTTCTTTACCATTACTTCGCTGGCAAAGAGGAATTGCTCCAGGCGGTGGTCGAGCGTTACAGCCTGGTCGGGGACATGGGGCGGTTCATCATCGATAATCAGCAACTGCCGGCAGGCGAATTCCTCAAGACGCTGGCGCGGCACTTTTATGACCTCCTCGGCGACAGGCTGGACCTGGTGCGGCTGTTTCTCAGGGAAGGCGCCTCCAACGACACCGTGGCCGCAGCGTGGCGCGGCATGCTGCAAACAGGGTTTCCCCTGGTCAAGGGCTATTTCGACCGCCAGATCGCCCTGGGCCGCCTGAGGCCGCACCATTCGGAGGTCACCGTCCGCACCCTGGGCACCGCCATCGTCATGCTGCGTTTTACCGAACCGATCTTCGCCCCCCGGACCGTCTCGGGACACGCCTATATCGATGAACTGATCGATAATCTCTTCCTCGGCATAGCGCCCGATGAATGTTGCGAAACCACAAATTCCCCGGAAAACGAACAAATATCGGAGGGCACCCCAGATGGATAG
- a CDS encoding MMPL family transporter, with the protein MDRIASFVTRRPKVIIAIVVLTNLAALLSFFRFSLDTEFLNFFDAGNPEVAAFHELNAKYDTGEAVTMLVEDDRSLLQADNLLAVFNLQSEISPVAGVGQIQSYIPPQISLGGNVVPVSAAFIGQNADLLAGFIDQQYFLTGQFLSEDRMSAIVIVGLEVDTDSGPVVDALREIIAGHPELELSLAGNPIIKDTVVSYLVTILFFLLPFAVALIMLVFYFILRHKRLTPLAMLPAAFGSLWTFGTIFYSGNELSLVTVITPIFIIVIGSAYGLHYVSHFQENLAKHGDTEKATRETLRMVGIPIVLATLTTMAGFASLMWGDAVPMRQMGLFVTLGIGYAGLLAIFFLPAVLSHLKLKVSPPPAGSRRLGQLVSRASTHWLPIIMAFTAIVIAAVIYIPRLEVVSDQLMFFKEGSEIRRASALIEEHFGSAQPLVGEMVSTRGGNAIFDAAEAGRLLAVERELEARDGIKSVTSIFDLIAGFSRMTTGVDGYPQNPAVIQAFLGQLGEDGVKSWMAEDGFRMMIRPAGLDAGDIEPLLDWTAAEPSVRVITGMPILFDEFNKIVVDSQTRSLGLALILVFIMLLITLRSLKAAFVGLLPISLTIGAVMTFLVISDFNLNILTANLSAIVIGVGVDYSIHLISGIYYFRREGMSGNRAVDAAIGSVSRPVLANAFGLSIGLSVLFFSPLLIHIQAAAVMWVAMVISSMAALLIIPQFYRRGERGQNGQPLDA; encoded by the coding sequence ATGGATAGGATCGCCAGCTTCGTGACCCGGCGCCCGAAAGTCATCATCGCCATCGTCGTTCTGACCAACCTGGCGGCGCTGCTTTCCTTCTTCCGTTTCAGCCTGGACACGGAATTCCTCAATTTCTTCGACGCCGGAAATCCGGAGGTCGCCGCATTCCACGAGCTCAACGCCAAATATGACACCGGAGAAGCGGTGACCATGCTGGTGGAGGACGATCGGAGCTTGCTCCAGGCGGATAATCTACTGGCTGTTTTCAATCTGCAATCGGAGATCAGCCCGGTGGCCGGCGTCGGGCAGATCCAGAGCTACATCCCGCCCCAAATATCGCTCGGCGGGAACGTGGTTCCGGTTTCCGCCGCATTCATCGGACAGAACGCGGATCTGCTGGCGGGTTTTATCGATCAGCAATACTTCCTGACCGGCCAGTTCCTGTCGGAAGACCGGATGAGCGCCATCGTTATCGTCGGGCTGGAAGTGGATACCGACTCCGGCCCGGTGGTCGATGCCCTCCGTGAGATCATCGCCGGCCACCCGGAACTGGAACTATCGCTGGCGGGCAATCCCATCATCAAGGATACCGTCGTCAGCTACCTGGTGACCATCCTTTTCTTCCTGCTGCCTTTCGCCGTCGCTCTGATCATGCTGGTCTTTTACTTTATCCTGCGCCACAAGCGCCTGACGCCGCTGGCCATGCTGCCAGCCGCCTTCGGTTCGCTCTGGACCTTCGGCACCATCTTTTACAGCGGCAATGAACTCAGCCTGGTGACCGTGATCACTCCCATCTTCATCATCGTCATCGGTTCGGCCTACGGCCTGCACTATGTCAGCCACTTTCAGGAAAACCTGGCAAAACACGGCGACACCGAAAAAGCCACCCGGGAAACACTGCGGATGGTGGGCATACCCATCGTGCTGGCCACCCTGACCACAATGGCCGGTTTCGCCTCCCTGATGTGGGGCGACGCCGTGCCCATGCGCCAGATGGGCCTTTTCGTGACCCTGGGCATCGGTTATGCCGGCCTGCTGGCCATCTTCTTCCTGCCGGCGGTTTTAAGTCACTTGAAACTGAAGGTCAGCCCGCCGCCGGCCGGGTCCCGCCGCCTCGGTCAGCTGGTCAGTCGCGCTTCCACCCACTGGCTGCCGATCATCATGGCTTTCACCGCCATCGTCATCGCCGCCGTTATTTACATCCCCAGGCTGGAAGTGGTCTCGGACCAGCTCATGTTCTTCAAGGAAGGCTCGGAGATCCGCCGGGCTTCCGCCCTGATCGAGGAACACTTCGGCAGCGCTCAGCCGCTGGTCGGGGAAATGGTCTCCACCCGCGGTGGCAACGCTATCTTCGACGCCGCCGAGGCCGGGCGGCTGCTGGCTGTCGAGCGAGAACTCGAAGCCCGCGACGGCATCAAGAGCGTAACCTCCATCTTCGACCTGATCGCCGGATTCAGCCGCATGACCACCGGAGTTGATGGCTATCCGCAAAACCCGGCGGTGATCCAGGCTTTCCTCGGCCAACTCGGTGAGGACGGGGTTAAAAGCTGGATGGCCGAAGACGGCTTCCGGATGATGATCCGCCCGGCCGGGTTGGACGCTGGAGATATCGAACCGCTGCTGGACTGGACGGCTGCCGAACCTTCGGTCAGGGTGATCACCGGCATGCCCATCCTTTTCGACGAATTCAACAAGATCGTCGTCGACAGCCAGACCCGCAGCCTGGGCCTGGCGCTGATACTGGTTTTCATCATGCTGCTGATCACGCTGAGGAGTCTGAAAGCCGCCTTTGTCGGTCTGCTGCCCATCTCCCTGACCATCGGCGCGGTCATGACCTTCCTGGTCATCAGCGATTTCAACCTCAACATCCTGACGGCCAACCTGTCGGCTATAGTCATCGGCGTCGGCGTTGATTACTCCATCCACCTGATCTCCGGTATCTACTACTTCCGCCGCGAGGGAATGAGCGGCAACCGGGCGGTGGACGCCGCCATCGGATCGGTTTCCCGTCCAGTGCTGGCCAACGCCTTCGGCCTGAGCATCGGCCTGTCGGTGTTGTTCTTCTCGCCGCTACTCATCCATATCCAGGCGGCGGCGGTGATGTGGGTGGCCATGGTCATTTCCTCCATGGCGGCGCTGCTCATCATCCCGCAGTTCTATCGCCGCGGAGAGCGCGGTCAGAATGGGCAACCGCTCGATGCCTGA
- a CDS encoding helix-turn-helix domain-containing protein: MSTQSITINQAAEKLGVSTRTIRRYIKAGKIQAYLVNGPFGEEYRIQELPDDLKKLEGVDSTGQTGLDNHDPLAAASGDMMAVFRELQEKNLALAAQLGAATEHIRNLEGQMRLLTDGRPPQTSWWQKWYAGLKSRFNKKAAEDSTSESAL; encoded by the coding sequence ATGTCAACACAAAGCATAACCATCAATCAGGCCGCCGAGAAACTTGGCGTTTCCACCCGCACCATCCGGCGCTATATCAAGGCCGGTAAGATCCAGGCTTATCTGGTCAACGGTCCCTTCGGAGAAGAGTACCGCATCCAGGAACTGCCGGACGACCTGAAAAAACTGGAAGGTGTTGACAGCACCGGACAAACAGGCCTTGACAACCATGACCCCCTGGCCGCCGCCTCCGGTGACATGATGGCCGTCTTCCGGGAACTCCAGGAGAAGAACCTGGCGCTGGCAGCCCAGCTCGGCGCCGCCACGGAGCACATCCGTAACCTGGAAGGCCAGATGAGACTCCTGACCGACGGCCGCCCGCCGCAAACCTCCTGGTGGCAGAAATGGTACGCAGGGCTGAAATCCCGTTTCAATAAGAAAGCGGCAGAGGATTCAACCTCCGAATCAGCATTATAG